In Alteromonas macleodii, the sequence CGAATCCTGGCTTAACACGGCCACCTGAACGGCTTTTTTGACCTTTGTGACCTACGCCACCTGTTTTACCAAGACCTGAGCCGATACCACGACCAGAACGCTTACCAGTAGGCTTTGAACCTTCGGCTGGAGAAATTGTATTTAAACGCATGTCTTACTCCTCCACTATCTCAACCATGTAATGTACACGGTTGATCATGCCACGAACGGCTGGGGTATCTTCCAGTTCACGAACATGGTTGATTTTACGAAGGCCTAAACCTTTAAGCGTA encodes:
- the rpmD gene encoding 50S ribosomal protein L30 — encoded protein: MATIKVKQTKSAIGRLPKHKATLKGLGLRKINHVRELEDTPAVRGMINRVHYMVEIVEE